DNA sequence from the Coffea arabica cultivar ET-39 chromosome 11c, Coffea Arabica ET-39 HiFi, whole genome shotgun sequence genome:
TAGAGATGCCCTAGTTGCATCTATCAAATTTAGTTATACTAGCATATTGACCGTGTTATGCACAATTtgaggcaaaagaaaaaaaatttctcataaCTTTCAATTTTGCTTTATACTTTTAAAATGTACTTATATTTGTATCTTCAACATAAAAGCACCAGGTTTAGTTATATGTGATATAAATTTGGATTGAATggtgtcaatttttttttaaaaaaaagtttataGTTTATTCCATATTCACCCTCCACATTGAAAAGTAAAAttggaagcaaaagaaaaaaactcaTAACGTGCAATTTGGTTTAACATTTTTAGAATACATATATTTAACTTAACCTCCCATATTATGAAAACTATACAAAATCAAGAATTGACCACAATGGTTGCAAATATTGGCATATAGAAatgcaaataaaaaactaatagAAATATCTTATAATATCCTCGACAactacaaaaaaataataaaaaatatttagaatATAAAAATGACATGGTAGTGTTATATATTTACATATGAAGAATATgataaaaaatgcacaaaatagtCAATAACACCCAAGGTTATTTGTAGTGGTTGGCTTTTACACTCTTATTCAAACCTAATTAATTAGTATCGAATTTAGATAAGATATATACAAATTGAGTAGATATAGTTTACAGTGAAATGTTCTATATTTTTCTCTTAAACTATATTGTTatctttttctctatttttggtAAGACtagcatttttttaaattttattaaaaataaaaattttaaataaaattttccacTTTGAAGGATGGTTAGGactttgttttaatttagtgatttcataatttaggTTACAGGAATATTATTGATTTTTAAATCCATTACTAATgaatattatttcttttttatatatatatagtttgtCCTTTTAGTTAGGATTACTAGTTTGAAAGGTAAAATATTATAATTTgctattttacttttagtaggACTTATGATGTTTCATCTATATTTGCCTTTAATGAATaaacttcaaaccaaatttGTATATTAGTGGAGTAactttttatatttaaattcaAAAGGAATGACGgaatatttaataattaaaaaatccaaaaatctaaaataaaaataaaaaaagaatatgGAGTTGGAAGCATTATGATTTTACCAtcatcaaaatccaattttGCATCCTTTTCACCTTCCttgtttttcatcttttattcaTTAACTTTGAGGCATCCAAAACTTCAAATGAAGTGTTGGGCTTAGACGCCATaccactttatttatttttttaaatttttagtaAAAGAGAAGTGAGACTTAAGAAATGCGAGAGAGATTTGAAACGAGAATCTAATTCCTGATACTTCAACTTTAACGAGATGATCAAAATCTCCTCGGTAGCTGCCATACCACTTACTAGTGCTAGCTAGTGTTGTGGTATATCCACTAAGGGTATGGCTGGGTAAGAACATCGGGCCATCACCTCAAGAAGCTCGACTTGATCCCTTGTTGTGGTGGGCCGTTGGGCAATTGCTTGGAAGCTCAGTCCCCTGAACCATATTGGTCATGCTAGTAGGCCCCATTGCCAAATAACTCCCCCCTTACCCTGTCCCGTCCTCGGCCCCCTCCCAGCCGGCATCCGCCCTCCTTGCCACCTTTATTAGCCAGTCACCACAGTTAGAGGTGCTCGAGTTTCATCTAGCAATTAGTTATACTATAAATACAGCATTGTAGCTCATGCTATGCACGGGTTTAcatttcaacatttaaattgAAGAGTTAAAATTTGAAGCgagtaaaatttttttcataacTTATAATATAGTTTTACACTTTTAAAATATACTTATATTTATATCTTTAAAATAAAAGCACTAGGTTCAGTCATTTGTGGTATAAAATTGGGTTGAATGGTGTCAACCTTTCTTTTGAAAATGTTTATAGTTGATTATGTATTCATCCTCCAAATTGAAAGGTAAAATTGAGAGGTAAAATTTGAggtaaaagaggaaaaaaaaaaaaccataacaTGCAATTTGGTTTAAcctttttagaatatatttaaCTTAACCTCTCACAATAAGAAAACTATACAAATTGGTCACAGTGGTTGCAAATATTCGCACAtagaatgaaaataaaaaaacggaGAGTAATATCTTATAATTTCCCTTACAActaccaaaaaataataaaaaagatttagaCTATAAGAATGACATAGGAGTGTTGCATATTTACATATGAAGAAGACGataaaaaatacacaaaatagTCAATAACACCCAAGGTTATTTTAGTGATTGGGTTTTACACTCTTATTCAAACCTAATTGTGTTGAATTTAGatcaaatatatacaaattgaaTTGATATAGTTTACGGTGAAATGTTCTATATCTTTCTCTTAAACtaatatttttacatttttttaaaatttttgataagACTGGTAGTgttttgcttttacttttatcaaaaataaaaaaatttaaataaaaattttcactttgagGGACCGATAGGACTTTGCTTTTGATttagtgatttcataatttaggTTTCAGGTATAGTACattattgattttttaaatccataaCTAATGAATatccctttttttattttctatataGTTTGTCATTTTTGTTAGCATCACTAATTTGAAGGCTGAAATGTTATAAATTACCGTTTTACTTCTTATAAGACTTATGATGTTTCATCTATATTTGACCTCTCATGCATaaacttcaaaccaaattcctaTATTAGTGGAGCTACTTGTTacattttaaattcaaaaggcatgaagggtatttaataattaaaaaaatccaaaattctgtaaaaaaaaaaaaaaaaagaatatggaGTTCGAAACATTTTGATTTGATCATCCTCAAAACCCAATTAGCACTCTTTTCGCCTTCCTCTGTTTTCATCTTGTGTTCATTAACTTTGAGGTATCCAAAACTTCAAATGAAGCGTTGAACACAGATGCcatactacttttttttttttttttaatatagtaGAAAAgggatgaaattttggaagtgagaagaatagaaaaattttaaatcatATATCTTGAATTCGTGACTAAATCCTCGACAGACGCTACACCACTTACTACTACAAATGCAGTGCTGTATCCACTAGGGGCATGGCCGAACCAAAGGATGTTAGTGCAAGTAGAAGGGTTTGTATCTCTTAATCATGAGATCTCGGAtttgaaattcatgaaaaaaaaaaaaatgttgggaGAGCTTCTTCCTGCAAGGGGTTCGACCCGATTCGAACAGGATTAGTCGCAGACTGTAAAATAGATGCGAACACCTGTGAATTataccaaatatatatatatatatatgtatgtatgtatgtatccACTAGGAGCATGGCCGAGTAAGATCAACTTGACCCCTGTTAAAGCTGTTGTGGTGGTCCCGTGGGCAATTGCTTGGAAGATGAGTCCCCTGAACTCTATTTAGTCACCCTGGTTAGAGATGCCCCAGCAAAATCTCTTGGAAGATGCGTCCCGTGAACCATATTTGTCATCAGCTGGCCGCCCTCGGCAGAGAGATGCCGCAGTACCATCTAGCAATTAGTCATATAGTACATAATGAAATTTCCGCTTTCTACCTGGCAGTGGATGGAAAGAACTTGCAGTCTTGCATGGGGTCTCTAAGGATAGAAAAATCAAATCATACGATTGGCAGCAACTTTCACGTTTCAAACGCACGAACACTTGTGTGTACGAAAATATATAGAACTATATGAGTTTTACAGTAGACCATATTCAATTGCGAAAACATGCTAGTTCAAAAAAACCTACAATCCAAACTGTTTACTCGCATCAAAATTTTAAGAGATAAATGGACTAGCTATTCTTGGATCACTTTGTGGATTTGAAAACTTAATACTTCTAGCTATTTTTGGTttaggtttttcttttcttttatttactttatttaaaaGCTAAAGATCATGAAAAATATCCTACAAGATaaatgatattttttaaattaatctgTGAATCTCTATACAATATTCCCAATTTATTTTGACCAATGAATGCTTCTTGCACTACTTAGCTTCTAACACTCTacttttactcttttttttttttcttttagaaaCCCGTAATTTAGATTCTCTAAGTGGTCAGATGCCAAAACTAACTTGAAATATCATTTCTAAATAGAAATTTAAGCTCATAGACATCCCATAGCCTCGTCTGATAGACGAAAAAATGTAGGTCTTCAATAATTCTTTTCCATCCTCCGTACAAGCAGCATATGGGATGGAAATCTTTCATTTTGCAACCTAGAATTGTaacaaaaatatttgtaaaGGAATAATTAATGTTTGTTGACttctatttgttttcttttatggAACTCATTTCAGGCATTTGATAGACAATAAGGCCGCTTTAAATCGTTCGATATTGATGGTGGGAATACTCCCAAGTcggcaactttttttttttttttccttttttgtggcTATCACTTGGAAGagcttttttttcaattttttttttggaaatggtatctttgtttttgttttttttttcctttttttcgtAATTTTAAAGATTTTTTTCAAGTCTTCATTTATCAAGCTTTATAGCTATTTGCAGGCATTTTGTCATCCATGCATGGAGATCAATAATCACGAAATTTTGTCATCCAGCATGATTTGACATGCCCGCCATAAACTTTTATAGTCTCTTCGTTAAAAGCAAAAATTAGCTTTGTGGTTTGTTCTGTATGTCTAATTAAGAGAGTAAATTTTGTCTTGGAACTGCTtaagataaaaaatttttgCATGGTGGCGCACTGTCACCTTGCATTACATTTTTAATACTTTTGCAAATTGAAAATCAACACAAGCAAATTTATTAGATTTCTCTTTGCTGAAaagctactttttttttatgacaTCTAATTCATACTGAATTTATCATTTATACACATACAATAATATTTAATGTATACTCCCTCTCATAGCATTTAGAcacttttaaattatttttttccaaaaaaaaaaaaaacttgaaactCCTTTTGAAGAAGGTTGAGATTTCCTAAATTATCAGTtagcatttttccctttttcttttacttgtCACTTCACGTTTTTTCTTTACCCGCCCCGGCTCCGCCGCCCGGGGGGGGCGGGGGGAGGAGAAACAAAATTATCAGCTAACTTGGCCGAGGTAGTTCAAGATAACCCCCTTTCATAACTCACAGTTTTTTGTATGAGTGTTTCGATAAATGGACTCTGCGAAGacacttcaaaagccggcaacttttgaagtgcTCCGCAGCACTTAACTACTAAACCCCTCAAACCCCCCCAAGCGATGTGGGAACTTAACCCCACAGGGTGCCCCGCTGCTAAGAGATAAAGACCCCCCAGACTCCCCGAGACAGGTAGTTCAAGATAACGGAGCATAGTATTCTACTTGAATGGGTGACAGCTGCCTCGACATCATCATGCATGTCCTTTTGGATTCACATAGCCAATCAAACCTTGTCGTTTTTTACTATCCATTTTTTATGATAGCCACataaattttttatacattAATAACTCGAGATGAATAGAGTAtatatgaaatttgacattTAAATTAAAATAGCGAGACTTACATCTAAAATcattaatataattaatgtaagaaaaattaatcttaaaaaaatattatttggtttcttttttttttttcggttaaCCGCGCtgctattattattttaatagtataatttttatttcttagATTATATTATGAAACAAATGATAGGACCGTAAATAACAAAAAGTTGGAGTGTAAAACACATTTTCCTTAATCCTTGTACATTTTCGATGATTTTCATATAGTCTAATGTCTCCATGTCTCCAGCCATTATATAAGCATCAGCACTCCTCGTTCTTTCTAATCATATCTGAATTGATTACTCAAATCTTCATCCATCTTCTGAAAACCCAGCCACCATGCCTTCTACTCTATCTCCCTCAGAAGATAAATATCTCAATGACCTTCTGCAACTCGCCCGTCCTTTCCTCCGCGGAGAGCTCGAAAACGTGGACAAAAACCTTCCTTATCTAGTCTCAGTCCTGCGCTCAGTTGGGGCAGGCGAGTGCTGGCACAAGcatggaagttttcttgaacaTCTGTTTGATATATATCGCATTCTCAAGCTGTGGAAAGCCCCTGATGCTGTTTGCCTTTGTGGGCTCTTTCACTCTGCTTATTCCAATTCCTATGTCAATCTTGCCATCTTTGATCCGTCCACCGGTCGGGATGTAGTTCGTTCCCACGTCCAAGAAGCTGTTGAGAGGCTAATCCACATGTTCTGCATTGTCCCTCGTCATCCTTTGATTCATGATGATCTTCTGTTTCATTATGATGATCAAGAATTGGACGAACACCTCAAGTTTTCGGAGATTTCTCTGAGGAATGCGAAGGAAAAAGGATTGTTTAACGAGGAGGAAAGTTGGAGAGTAAAACTCAGGTCTGTTCTGCCTGCTGATGGGGTAGTAGTGAAGCATATCAGAACAGGAGAAGAAGTTCCAGTTTCGCGAAGATTGGTTGCTGTGTTTCTCCTGATGACAATGGCAGACTTTTCAGACCAACTGTTCGGTTTTCAGGATGTTTTGTTTGAGAATTCAAATGGCCGTTTGGAATTCTCAGGCAATAATTTCTATGGTCTATGGCCAGGTAATGGCAAGCCTGGATTATGGCTGAATTCAATATCAAGAATGGGTGCACTGTACGCCTTGATTGCGAGAGAAGAGGAGATTTTCCTTGAGCAAAGgagaagaaataatggagggGTTATTGTTTTAGCAGATGATAGAGATGAAGAGCTTGAGCTAGTAATCCCACCTGTATTTGAGAACTGCACAAGAGTTTTGGATGCAGAAGAGCAGAAAATTGGGCGGGAGTTGTATTGGGAGGCTGTTTTTGAAGGAGACAAGATTGCGTTGGAGAGAGCTGAGGAGCTGTTGATAAGGGCAATTGAGAAGAACCCTTTTGTTGGAGAGCCTCATGTGGTTTTGGGTCAGATTTACTTGAGCAAAGGGAGGTTTGAGGAGGGTGAAAAAGAGGCTCAAAAGGGGCTGAGAATGATTTTGGAGTGGGGAAGTCCTTGGGATAAGAGGATGTCTTGGGAAGCATGGGTTGCATGGGCTAGACTTTTGGTGATAAAGGGAAAGGAGAAATCTTGGCCTAATACTTCTTGGGGCATCATCGAGTTGGGTCTTATAAAGTGAAGAGTGTTTGAATTGGATAAGATTGATCACTGCTATGTTTCTTATTAACTAGTGTTATTCCAACTTAATCTTGAATATGACATGATTAAAATATGAAATAATGTTGTTGTATCTTGACATTTTGTCAAGAATATATCAGTGTACTATAAGGTTACCAAGACTATTTGGAAAATGTTTTGTCTTGCCAATATTCATGTTTAATTGAGTAGTTTTCAAAAGTGAACTTGAATTGTTTGAGTAAATTTTAAATCAACTGAGTTTAAGCAAACAAAAATAGCTAGGTCCCAAGGACTATATCATctttttctatatatatatattgtggaATTCCCcaagaatatataaatatattattttcttATCGAGTAATTGTGTCTactcatttgaccaaaaattcacgAATACAATAACATATATGATTATACGCCAAATAATATAACAAATACCACAACTGTTTGCATGAAATCACAATCACACCAACATACATTCCTTCGTAGCGGCCGAAATTAAATCCACAGAAACTTTGTAATTAAGCTGAAGGAAGGAAAAACTATAGTTTTAGCAACTGATGGATCAGTCTCATCTTACCGTTAAGGAATACGAAGACAACAATAGGCAGCCACGAGtatgaaaagtaaaaaatagaaaagaaaattttcgtGCCTTTGTAGCTTTTTCTCTCATAACCAATGTTTTCGTAGAGgaaaaaatttgattattttgtcGTTAACAATTTAATCTCTTTTTTCCCCTGGACCACATTTAACATATCTAGACAAAGTATAGATTAAAGTTTGTCAATCAGATTAATAAGAGATTAATGACTGTTTCCCATTCACTCCTATTGTCCCATCTTAATTATGAAGATCTAGAATATGCAATAAATTTCAGCTAATATTTTGTATCGGGTCAAGAATATCTTAGTGTACCATAAGATTACAAGCTTATTTGGAAAGGTTTCGTATGCCAATCTTCACCTTCATGTTTTATTGaaaagtttccaacaataaGCTTTAACATTTTgagtcaactctctctctcaaaaatcCTCTCTCACCCCATGTATAATGTTACATGTCGCCCTTGTATACTATTTTGTAGTATGCCAACTTTCACCTATTTATAAACTATATTACTTGGACAATACCCAAGTAATAACACGAAATAATTGTTAATTTCTAACCTAGtacagaataggaaataactctTATTCCTAAACTCATACAAATAAGAAATTCTTTGATTACTACTTCAAATAACTAAAATCAAtaaggaaactagttacttgcATACAAAATAAGAAATCTGCCTACAAGAAAAGTCAATTTCCTAACACTTGCTATTTGATACAAGTGCAAATGCATGTTAAACCAATGAAATGGAAAATAAATCaaagaacaagaaaatcaacaaaaataatgataaaaaaCCATGGAGTCGAAAACCTCCAAAATTAGTGTTTCAAGTAACTGTGCCATGTGTAACAaagcttcttcttcctttttttctcttctttttttttttaaacaattctACATACtattaacaataaaattttcaattgtttgTGTTACCTCCAGATTAGAATTGCTGACAAGCTTGAGATCAACTAAAGAAAGTTGGGGAATGTGTTTATGCTTCTTCTTTGCATATCTCACAACATTGCTTTCGTTTTGGTCTCTTCTAATGGGGATAGTTTTCTTAGGGCATTTCCCATTTAGTTGCCACAATCGAGTGATTGAATCATCCTGGCTATCATCTTCAAAATTGAATATTCCTTTCCTTTCTCCAGGTAATAACTGGGTCTCATCcgcaaaatccaagtaaaaatttttacttttgtttatttaCATATAACTGTAGAGATTTTTCCTTGTCTTGCCTTAGAAAAGCTTACCAAAATAGTATGATTTTTGAGTGAAGGATGATCAAATGCCAGTTGATGATAAATACCAATGCAATCAATAACATCACCATTTGGGCTCTACCATTCGAAGTAtcgatctctcaaatagatggAAATCATACTTAACTTTTCAATAAATTATACAATTGAATACAGGACCAGATTACCAAAGGTgcaaacaaaaaccacacaaagaaaaagaaaaaatgacacAAGCACAAGCACATAGAGCGATAGAGATCTGTCCACACGATCATGAAGACAAGCATCCTACGAAAAAGGGAGGAAGTAAACTCACCACGGATCATAAGAGGGATAACCTCTATGGACTTTACTGGGATCTCCTTCGACTGGTTCAAGGTTTTCTTGACCAAAATCTTCTTTCTTGAGGCATCACATAAACTAATCCGTAACTGATTTAGCAATATAAAATAATGCAATATAATCCCTTCATTACCTTCAGACTACATGACTGCAAATCCGTAACTAATTTAGCAGGTTATTGGAGTTTATGGTAAGTCTTAATATCCTTGAAACGATCTGGTGTGCTAAACTAATTGTCCCATAATTGTGGAAGCTTCCATGAATACCTCCAAGTTATCCAATCCAATTTAGCAACTGCCTTTCGGTCTTCTTTCAAGCCCATTAGGGTCAAGAAGTTTGCGCAGATTTGGGTGTAGATCTATTATATTCAGTTTAGGCCCAGCCATTGAAATGCCTACATACTATCTCTATAAAAAggagggataattttagaaacctcccctggGCTTTCTAACACTTTTATTGACATCCCCTgaggttctcaaaatttcattgacCTCCCTTGATAGGAAATTGAGCCCCTTTGCTGACATCATGAAGGCAAAAATTACTAGTATGTTTGATGAAATTGGGTTTATTACTACTGTTTAGTTGGAGAAAATGGCATCTAAAGTAGTTAATTAAGCTTAACAACAATAACAAAAATTTGATGGCTAATGCATAAATTAAACTTGGATCAGTGAGGAAGGCGCCAATTGAGCTACAATATTGGTGCCATTTTGTGCCTGCTATGATTTGACAAGGAGATGGGATCATTTATGTAACATTCTAACCATATGAAGTACAAGGGAAGATGACAGGTGTCGAACTTGTGTAATAGTAAATACTTgctcaaataaaatataaattttgtatatagtggTAAGTAGGATCGAATTCACAGGGATTGGAAAAAATTCGTTTCTTTTAAAACCCAAAGTAAATGgggatttttataaaaaatggaGATAATTACACAactcaaataaagaaaaatactaaatgacaatttattaaaattgaAGTAATAATAAATAAACTATAGCTAAGAAATAACTTCGAAAATGGTTTACTTATTGATTATTAATGCAGTAATAATTTCATTCACTCACTGATAAACAAGTTAGAACTGCTAAACACGCAATGACAATCAACTTTTCCTTACTGTGTTGGGGGTTAAGGTACGATCGTCAACCACTttcctaatcaagaaataattttaGATACGACCTTATAGTTCAATTTCCTAATTGCCCTAAGAATTAGAGAAATCCTATTCTATCAAATAACATGCTATGagggttattttaaattagccCATGTGTCCacctgacacaaatccaatcatacCATTGTTcgtctttttttctttccaactgaGGGCCAccgaaaacttttttttttcttttcaagaatcCCCATTGAAATAGCTCTTTCAGAAGTACTAATCAATCCCATAGCTAACCGAAAACTTTTTCCATTTTATCTCCTACTTTATAGCTTTTTAAAAGAAGTAAACTCGTAAGTGGAAAAGGAAACTACCAACGATAATATTCAATATTTCCTAACTAAATATTCTACTAATAAAAATAGGAATCTTCTTAATCTTCAACTAAAGTCTTACTCAGAGTTCAACTCGAATTAGGAAAGCTCCATGTGCAGGAAAATCTTGAGCCTCTCGAACTTGACAGCATGTCTTGATCGTGCCCACGTCAAACTGGTAAAGAGTTTTGTGGAAAATTGCctcaattaaccactttttgcTCCACTTTCCTACAATCagcaccattaaccaaatatatttagaatctatcaattaatacaatatttggctaaaatcaagggaaaataatcataaatttaaaaacaaaaatggaacCTATCAGAAGAAATATATATAAGAGAAGAaacagaggaaaaagaagaaaaaaaaattggaggaAATTGTATTAAACCAGTGCTTTTGATATGCATTGGAGTAGCAGCAGCAAAGTGAAGAATTTTGTCGTTCTGAAATAGTTGCAACCACAGTGGTACAGGTATGAATTTCTTTGTTACTTTAACTTTCCTTTATTGGTGTTGCTTGATCAGTCATACCACCTTTGATTGTTGCCTAAGTCTTGATATTGAACATTCAATTTGTTTCTTAAGTGGCTTTTTGAGTTGATCATTGACATTTAACTCAAGACATTGCATATTATGTGTGTTAACTGAAATTTTGAGTTGATCATAATGTTGAAATCTTGTGCTATACGTATGCTATGAAGATTGGTTGATCATAATGATTCTTATGTTAATGAAAGTTGAATAGCCTGCTGCTGAGTTATATAACCAATGTTTCTAGTTTCTATATGAATTTTTGTCAAACGTGCTCTGTTTGTGATCATCATCATATGTGAATGCTGAGATTGTAGAATGGGGACTCTTGCTACTGCCTATAACATTATGGTTCACTCTAATGGGAACAAAATCAGGATTCCATAGGTGGATCCAACTGGTTATACGTACATCAACTTGCTGTTTGATGTAACTGAGAAGGCATTGAGTAAAATGCCTGGGAATGTTAATGTGCTTATGCAGATGAGATTTGAAATTCCTAAAAAACATTGCATGATGAATAATGATGATGATTCAGTTGCTGAGATGTTCAAAATACACAAGTCTAAACTAGTAATTAACTTGCATGTCTCTGATATGGAAATTATTCTAGCTGATGAAGAGAATATCTCAGTGAATGTGAGAGTTATGAACAAAGAAGATAATTTAGGTATTAAACAAATTCCTAGCAGGGCAGTTGTAGACCTTGGAGAGCTGGATGATGATTATGGTGACTCTAGCTCTGATTCTTCATGGAAACACAACCTACATAGTGACATTGAGGAGGAAGTAGTTGATGAAAGGCCTTAAATGCATATAGTGAGGACAGTGATactaatttttctgattttaaggGCAATGAGGCTAATATTATGGTTCTTGATTCTGAATTTGAGAAAGAAAATGATCCTATGAGACTAGTAATGAGACAAAAAAATATGGATTTACAATAGCAAAGATGAGATAGAGTTTCAAAAGAGTCAGCTATTCATCAATGTGGATGCCTT
Encoded proteins:
- the LOC113715690 gene encoding uncharacterized protein is translated as MPSTLSPSEDKYLNDLLQLARPFLRGELENVDKNLPYLVSVLRSVGAGECWHKHGSFLEHLFDIYRILKLWKAPDAVCLCGLFHSAYSNSYVNLAIFDPSTGRDVVRSHVQEAVERLIHMFCIVPRHPLIHDDLLFHYDDQELDEHLKFSEISLRNAKEKGLFNEEESWRVKLRSVLPADGVVVKHIRTGEEVPVSRRLVAVFLLMTMADFSDQLFGFQDVLFENSNGRLEFSGNNFYGLWPGNGKPGLWLNSISRMGALYALIAREEEIFLEQRRRNNGGVIVLADDRDEELELVIPPVFENCTRVLDAEEQKIGRELYWEAVFEGDKIALERAEELLIRAIEKNPFVGEPHVVLGQIYLSKGRFEEGEKEAQKGLRMILEWGSPWDKRMSWEAWVAWARLLVIKGKEKSWPNTSWGIIELGLIK